From Streptomyces sp. TLI_053, a single genomic window includes:
- a CDS encoding DUF6528 family protein: MRARRAERARRVWRARRVWRAVAGAAALVLGIGAAPAAAAGLRPTWTVAVVDQASRRVLVLGAERPAALRAPELRPVVWSWSADTDPGLGDLEPSRTWSLPDEAKSRVRHGRRYLLTTASGGLAAVVDTVTGAAVWAVDTGPGTNPHSAELLPDGNAAVAASGGGWVRLYAASLGPRSTAYAEYRLPGAHGVQWDARTRLLWALGDDTLTALRVGGTAAAPTLTAERSVPLPEPGGHDLAPVLAAPGRFWVSTAAHLWRFDPAADRFTRVRLADERAERDIKSVGDEPGSGRLLTAAPDHAGPCAWCTSALTLHRPDGVRYLPGAQLYKARWWTSWGSGA; encoded by the coding sequence GTGCGGGCGAGGCGGGCGGAGCGGGCACGGCGGGTGTGGCGGGCGCGGCGGGTGTGGCGGGCGGTGGCGGGCGCGGCCGCCCTGGTGCTGGGGATCGGCGCGGCCCCGGCTGCGGCCGCCGGGCTGCGGCCCACCTGGACGGTGGCCGTGGTCGACCAGGCCTCCCGCCGGGTGCTGGTCCTGGGCGCCGAGCGCCCGGCCGCGCTCCGGGCGCCGGAGCTCCGCCCGGTCGTGTGGTCCTGGTCCGCGGACACCGATCCCGGCCTGGGCGACCTGGAGCCGAGCCGGACCTGGAGCCTGCCGGACGAGGCCAAGAGCCGGGTGCGGCACGGTCGCAGATACCTCCTCACCACCGCCTCCGGCGGTCTGGCCGCCGTGGTCGACACCGTGACCGGCGCCGCCGTCTGGGCCGTCGACACCGGTCCGGGCACCAACCCGCACAGCGCGGAACTGCTCCCGGACGGCAATGCCGCCGTGGCCGCCTCGGGCGGCGGCTGGGTCCGGCTGTACGCGGCCTCGCTGGGCCCGCGCAGCACCGCGTACGCCGAGTACCGGCTGCCGGGCGCGCACGGCGTCCAGTGGGACGCGCGCACCCGGCTGCTCTGGGCGCTGGGCGACGACACCCTGACGGCACTGCGGGTGGGCGGCACGGCGGCCGCGCCGACGCTGACCGCGGAGCGGTCGGTGCCGCTGCCCGAGCCCGGCGGCCACGACCTCGCCCCGGTGCTCGCCGCGCCCGGCCGGTTCTGGGTGAGCACGGCGGCGCACCTGTGGCGGTTCGACCCGGCGGCGGACCGCTTCACCCGGGTCCGGCTGGCGGACGAACGGGCCGAGCGGGACATCAAGAGCGTGGGCGACGAGCCCGGCAGCGGGCGGCTGCTCACGGCCGCCCCGGACCACGCGGGCCCGTGCGCCTGGTGCACCTCGGCGCTCACCCTGCACCGCCCGGACGGGGTCCGGTACCTGCCCGGTGCCCAGCTCTACAAGGCGCGCTGGTGGACCAGTTGGGGGAGCGGGGCGTGA
- a CDS encoding thioesterase family protein encodes MSAARNHAADANAHVLACPTRWSDVDENGHINNARLVSYVQEGIHDLFCHHSTAVRESLFPAGFLIARHEIDYLEQLHHRPEPLLVRLTVERLGRSSAHVVVNVCRDPHTFMRARTVVVARDRASGRSRTLSPSERRFLSGFLADEAGVAVPSRPGVNAPRGALVAASAGRHQPRRRLPGLSALARGVPVGSNRHRAR; translated from the coding sequence GTGAGCGCGGCACGGAACCACGCGGCGGACGCCAACGCCCACGTCCTGGCCTGTCCCACCCGGTGGAGCGACGTCGACGAGAACGGGCACATCAACAACGCCCGGCTGGTCTCCTACGTGCAGGAGGGAATTCACGACCTGTTCTGCCACCACTCGACCGCGGTGCGGGAATCGCTATTTCCGGCGGGATTCCTGATCGCCCGGCACGAGATCGATTATCTGGAGCAGCTGCACCACCGGCCGGAGCCATTGCTGGTGCGGCTGACGGTGGAACGGCTCGGACGCAGTTCCGCGCATGTCGTGGTGAATGTGTGCCGTGACCCGCACACGTTTATGCGGGCGCGGACCGTGGTGGTCGCCCGGGACCGGGCCTCCGGCCGTTCCCGCACGCTCAGCCCGTCGGAGCGGCGGTTCCTCTCCGGTTTCCTCGCCGACGAGGCGGGCGTCGCGGTGCCGTCCCGGCCGGGCGTGAACGCCCCGCGCGGGGCCCTGGTCGCCGCCTCCGCCGGACGCCACCAGCCCCGCCGGCGCCTGCCCGGCCTGAGCGCGCTGGCCCGGGGTGTCCCCGTGGGCTCGAACCGGCACCGCGCGCGCTGA
- the manA gene encoding mannose-6-phosphate isomerase, class I, giving the protein MALFAPLTNPVRPYAWGSVTAIPELTGTAPTGGPQAELWLGAHPSAPSLLDDGHGPRPLDRLIAESPEELLGPATVRRFGPRLPFLFKVLAADRALSLQVHPTRAQAEAGFAAEEALGVPPDAPERVYRDRQHKPELLCALGDFEALCGFRPTAATAGLLEWLAVPALAGWASELRARPAAEVLPALLRQALGGGAGGPGAPGSAAVLTEVTAALDRVAASGGPHAAACAAYARTARDHPGDRGLLAALLLNHVRLRAGQALHLDAGVPHAYLRGLGVELMANSDNVLRCGLTPKHIDVPGLLAVTVPEAAEPSVLTAAPVAGGDPSEACFPSLAAEFRLSRLRLADTGVRIDRADSPQILLCTAGEARLSAPDGTALRLARGGSAYLPPTTVPVRLDGPGAELHRATVG; this is encoded by the coding sequence ATGGCGCTGTTCGCCCCGCTCACCAACCCGGTGCGCCCGTACGCCTGGGGATCCGTCACCGCGATCCCCGAGCTGACCGGCACCGCGCCCACCGGCGGGCCGCAGGCCGAACTGTGGCTGGGCGCCCACCCGTCCGCGCCGTCCCTGCTCGACGACGGACACGGGCCGCGCCCGCTCGACCGGCTGATCGCCGAGTCCCCGGAGGAACTGCTCGGTCCGGCCACCGTCCGGCGGTTCGGCCCCCGGCTGCCGTTCCTGTTCAAGGTGCTGGCCGCCGACCGGGCGCTGTCCCTCCAGGTCCACCCGACCCGGGCCCAGGCCGAGGCCGGGTTCGCCGCCGAGGAGGCGCTCGGGGTGCCGCCGGACGCCCCGGAGCGGGTCTACAGGGACCGCCAGCACAAGCCGGAACTCCTCTGCGCGCTCGGCGACTTCGAGGCCCTGTGCGGATTCCGCCCGACCGCGGCCACGGCCGGGCTGCTGGAGTGGCTGGCCGTCCCGGCGCTGGCGGGCTGGGCCTCCGAGCTGCGCGCGCGGCCCGCCGCGGAGGTGCTGCCCGCCCTGCTCCGGCAGGCCCTCGGCGGCGGCGCGGGCGGTCCGGGCGCTCCGGGCAGCGCCGCCGTGCTCACGGAGGTCACCGCCGCACTGGACCGGGTCGCGGCGTCCGGCGGCCCCCACGCCGCCGCCTGCGCGGCCTACGCCCGGACCGCCCGGGACCACCCCGGCGACCGGGGCCTGCTCGCCGCGCTGCTGCTGAACCACGTCCGGCTGCGGGCCGGCCAGGCGCTGCACCTGGACGCCGGCGTGCCGCACGCCTACCTCCGCGGCCTGGGGGTCGAACTGATGGCCAACTCGGACAACGTGCTGCGCTGCGGTCTGACCCCCAAACACATCGATGTCCCGGGCCTGCTCGCGGTGACCGTCCCCGAGGCCGCCGAACCGTCCGTGCTGACCGCCGCACCGGTGGCCGGCGGCGATCCCTCGGAAGCCTGCTTCCCCTCCCTCGCGGCCGAGTTCCGCCTCTCCCGGCTCCGCCTCGCCGACACCGGCGTGCGGATCGACCGTGCGGACTCCCCGCAGATCCTGCTGTGCACCGCCGGCGAGGCCCGACTGTCCGCCCCCGACGGCACGGCCCTGCGCCTCGCCCGGGGCGGCTCCGCCTATCTGCCGCCCACCACCGTCCCGGTCCGGCTCGACGGCCCGGGCGCGGAGCTCCACCGCGCGACCGTCGGCTGA
- a CDS encoding ROK family protein yields the protein MTAPSPSTAPLPAGPPRTGPVWAAVDIGGTKIAGALVDSAGTLAHRVQLPTPAKESGAEVLAVVHRVLDHLAATPDWAAVTAVGIGSAGPVDLVGGTVSPVNIPGWREFPLTAEVAAHPAVAGRPVALAGDGVAMAAAEHWRGAARGAGNALCLVVSTGVGAGLVLNGAVHPGPSGNAGHLGHISVDLDGERCPCGSYGCLENIASGTAIARRALAGGWEPRDGDRSARAVAEDALAGHPVALAAFDRAAQALAAGIAATATLVDLRRVVVGGGVAAAGPVLFEPLARHLDRYAALPYVHGLDVRRAELGNDAGLIGAAALCR from the coding sequence ATGACCGCGCCCTCGCCGTCCACCGCCCCGCTCCCCGCCGGCCCGCCCCGCACCGGCCCGGTCTGGGCCGCCGTCGACATCGGCGGCACCAAGATCGCCGGGGCGCTCGTCGACTCCGCCGGGACGCTCGCCCACCGCGTCCAGCTGCCGACCCCGGCGAAGGAGTCCGGCGCCGAGGTCCTGGCCGTGGTGCACCGGGTGCTGGACCACCTCGCCGCCACGCCCGACTGGGCGGCGGTCACCGCCGTCGGCATCGGCAGCGCCGGACCGGTGGACCTCGTCGGCGGCACGGTCAGCCCGGTCAACATCCCCGGCTGGCGGGAGTTCCCCCTCACCGCCGAGGTCGCCGCCCACCCCGCAGTGGCCGGCCGCCCGGTGGCGCTGGCCGGGGACGGGGTCGCGATGGCCGCCGCGGAGCACTGGCGCGGCGCCGCCCGGGGCGCCGGGAACGCGCTCTGTCTGGTGGTCTCCACCGGGGTCGGCGCGGGCCTGGTGCTGAACGGCGCGGTGCACCCCGGGCCCAGCGGCAACGCCGGCCACCTCGGCCACATCAGCGTGGACCTGGACGGCGAGCGGTGCCCGTGCGGCTCGTACGGCTGCCTGGAGAACATCGCCAGCGGCACCGCGATCGCCCGGCGGGCGCTCGCCGGTGGCTGGGAGCCCCGGGACGGGGACCGCTCGGCGCGCGCGGTGGCCGAGGACGCACTGGCCGGGCACCCGGTGGCACTGGCCGCCTTCGACCGGGCGGCGCAGGCGCTGGCGGCCGGGATCGCCGCCACCGCCACCCTGGTCGACCTGCGGCGGGTGGTGGTCGGCGGCGGGGTGGCGGCGGCCGGACCGGTGCTGTTCGAGCCGCTGGCCCGGCACCTGGACCGCTACGCGGCACTGCCGTACGTGCACGGACTGGACGTGCGGCGGGCCGAGCTGGGGAACGACGCCGGGCTGATCGGCGCTGCCGCGCTCTGCCGCTGA
- a CDS encoding glycoside hydrolase family 38 C-terminal domain-containing protein, translating into MHDDRTLVEARLKRVLEERIRPAVYPESVPLTVSVWTAPGEPVPVAEGLAAPRSPIAVGDAWGAPWSTSWLTVAGTVPEAWAGRTVEALIDLGFDANMPGFQCEGLVYRPDGTPVKGLNPQNQWVRIAAPAAGGEPVLLHVEAAANPVILDYHPFLPTELGDKETAGDEPQYRLARMDLAVFDETVWQLALDLEVLGELMAELPADGARRWELLRAVERALDAIDLQDVNGTAAAARSCLVEVLAAPAAPSAHRIGAIGHAHIDSAWLWPLRETVRKVARTAANMTALLEDEPDFLYTMSQAQQFAWIKEHRPEVYARVKKAVADGRFVPAGGMWVESDTNMPSSEAMARQFVHGKRFFLEEFGTENEEAWLPDTFGFTGGLPQIIRNAGSKWLLTQKISWSQINKFPHHTFLWEGIDGTRIFTHFPPVDTYNCSMKGSEIAHAARNFKDKGVARHSLAPTGWGDGGGGTTREMVGKAARLRDLEGSAAVRWQRPAEFFAEAEAEYPKPPVWVGELYLELHRATLTSQARTKQGNRRSENLLREAELWCATAALRTGLAYPYERLDRIWKTVLLHQFHDILPGSSIAWVHREAEATYAGLAAELEELIGAAQQALAGDPAGGRELVFNGAPHGRSAVPAGGAAVAVAGPGDCSVAGREGGGFVLDNGLLRVVVDGDGLVVSAVDSASGRETVAPGTRANLLQLHPDFPNMWDAWDVDQFYRNTVTDLVGADEVAVHTEGPAEVAVRVARSFGSSTVTQTLTLRAGSGRLDIDTEVDWHEAEKFLKLAFPLDVHTERYAAETQFGHQFRPTHTNTSWDAAKFEACNHRFVHLAEPGWGVALVTPSTYGHDVTRAVRADDGGTTTTVRFSLLRAPRFPDPRTDQGRHRFRHALVPGAEIGDAVREGYAVGLPERRVTGSAESVRPLVGLDQDALVVSAVKLADDGSGDLVVRVYESAGGRARGRLATSFALAAAVPCDLLERPWDGTRGEVVADGDGVRLALRPFELVTLRLTPAR; encoded by the coding sequence ATGCACGATGACCGCACCCTCGTCGAAGCCCGCCTCAAGCGCGTCCTGGAGGAGCGCATCCGCCCCGCGGTGTACCCGGAGTCCGTCCCGCTGACCGTCTCGGTCTGGACCGCGCCCGGCGAGCCCGTCCCGGTCGCCGAGGGCCTGGCCGCGCCGCGCTCGCCGATCGCGGTCGGGGACGCCTGGGGCGCGCCCTGGAGCACCAGTTGGCTCACGGTGGCTGGGACGGTGCCCGAAGCCTGGGCCGGGCGGACCGTCGAGGCGCTGATCGACCTCGGCTTCGACGCCAATATGCCCGGTTTCCAGTGCGAGGGCCTGGTGTACCGCCCCGACGGCACCCCGGTGAAGGGCCTCAACCCGCAGAACCAGTGGGTGCGGATCGCCGCCCCGGCGGCCGGCGGCGAGCCGGTGCTGCTGCACGTCGAGGCCGCCGCCAATCCGGTCATCCTCGACTACCACCCCTTCCTGCCCACCGAGCTGGGGGACAAGGAGACCGCGGGGGACGAGCCGCAGTACCGGCTGGCGCGGATGGACCTCGCGGTCTTCGACGAGACGGTCTGGCAGCTGGCGCTGGACCTGGAGGTGCTCGGCGAGCTGATGGCCGAGCTGCCGGCCGACGGCGCCCGCCGCTGGGAGCTGCTGCGCGCGGTCGAGCGGGCCCTCGACGCGATCGACCTCCAGGACGTCAACGGTACCGCGGCGGCCGCTCGTTCGTGCCTGGTCGAGGTGCTGGCCGCGCCCGCCGCGCCGTCCGCGCACCGGATCGGCGCGATCGGCCACGCCCACATCGACTCGGCCTGGCTGTGGCCGCTGCGGGAGACGGTCCGCAAGGTCGCCCGGACCGCCGCCAACATGACCGCGCTGCTGGAGGACGAGCCGGACTTCCTCTACACCATGTCCCAGGCGCAGCAGTTCGCCTGGATCAAGGAGCACCGCCCGGAGGTGTACGCCCGGGTGAAGAAGGCGGTGGCGGACGGCCGCTTCGTCCCGGCCGGCGGCATGTGGGTGGAGTCGGACACCAACATGCCCTCCTCGGAGGCGATGGCCCGTCAGTTCGTGCACGGCAAGCGGTTCTTCCTGGAGGAGTTCGGGACCGAGAACGAGGAGGCCTGGCTGCCGGACACCTTCGGCTTCACCGGCGGCCTGCCGCAGATCATCCGCAACGCGGGCTCCAAGTGGCTGCTGACCCAGAAGATCTCGTGGAGCCAGATCAACAAGTTCCCGCACCACACCTTCCTGTGGGAGGGCATCGACGGCACCCGGATCTTCACCCACTTCCCGCCCGTGGACACCTACAACTGCTCCATGAAGGGCTCCGAGATCGCCCACGCGGCACGGAACTTCAAGGACAAGGGGGTGGCCCGGCACTCGCTGGCGCCGACCGGCTGGGGCGACGGCGGGGGCGGCACCACCCGCGAGATGGTCGGCAAGGCCGCCCGGCTGCGCGACCTGGAGGGCTCGGCCGCGGTGCGCTGGCAGCGGCCGGCCGAGTTCTTCGCCGAGGCCGAGGCCGAGTACCCGAAGCCGCCGGTCTGGGTCGGCGAGCTGTACCTGGAGCTGCACCGGGCCACCCTGACCAGCCAGGCCAGGACCAAGCAGGGCAACCGGCGCAGCGAGAACCTGCTGCGGGAGGCCGAACTCTGGTGCGCCACGGCCGCGTTGCGCACCGGCCTGGCGTACCCGTACGAGCGGCTGGACCGGATCTGGAAGACCGTGCTGCTGCACCAGTTCCACGACATCCTGCCGGGCTCCTCGATCGCCTGGGTGCACCGGGAGGCGGAGGCGACGTACGCGGGTCTGGCGGCCGAACTGGAGGAGCTGATCGGCGCCGCCCAGCAGGCCCTGGCGGGCGATCCGGCGGGCGGGCGCGAGCTGGTGTTCAACGGCGCCCCGCACGGGCGCTCGGCGGTGCCGGCGGGCGGCGCGGCGGTGGCGGTGGCCGGTCCGGGCGACTGCTCGGTGGCCGGGCGCGAGGGCGGCGGCTTCGTCCTCGACAACGGCCTGCTGCGGGTCGTGGTGGACGGTGACGGCCTGGTGGTGTCGGCGGTCGACTCGGCGAGCGGCCGGGAGACGGTCGCCCCCGGCACCCGGGCGAACCTGCTCCAGCTGCACCCCGACTTCCCCAACATGTGGGACGCCTGGGACGTCGACCAGTTCTACCGGAACACGGTCACCGACCTGGTCGGGGCCGACGAGGTCGCCGTGCACACCGAGGGCCCGGCGGAGGTCGCGGTGCGGGTCGCCCGCTCGTTCGGCTCCTCCACGGTGACCCAGACGCTGACCCTGCGCGCGGGCTCGGGCCGGCTCGACATCGACACCGAGGTGGACTGGCACGAGGCGGAGAAGTTCCTGAAGCTCGCCTTCCCGCTGGACGTGCACACCGAGCGGTACGCGGCCGAGACGCAGTTCGGCCACCAGTTCCGGCCCACCCACACCAACACCAGCTGGGACGCGGCCAAGTTCGAGGCCTGCAACCACCGCTTCGTGCACCTGGCCGAACCGGGCTGGGGCGTCGCGCTGGTCACCCCCTCGACCTACGGGCACGACGTGACCCGGGCGGTGCGCGCGGACGACGGCGGCACCACCACCACGGTCCGGTTCTCGCTGCTGCGCGCGCCGCGCTTCCCCGACCCGCGCACCGACCAGGGCCGGCACCGGTTCCGGCACGCGCTGGTGCCGGGCGCGGAGATCGGCGACGCGGTCCGCGAGGGCTACGCGGTGGGCCTGCCCGAGCGCCGGGTGACCGGTTCGGCCGAATCGGTGCGGCCGCTGGTCGGGCTGGACCAGGACGCGCTGGTGGTGAGCGCCGTCAAGCTGGCCGACGACGGCAGCGGGGACCTGGTGGTGCGGGTCTACGAGTCCGCCGGCGGCCGGGCACGGGGGCGGCTGGCGACCTCCTTCGCGCTGGCCGCCGCAGTGCCCTGCGACCTGCTGGAGCGGCCGTGGGACGGCACCCGCGGCGAGGTCGTGGCGGACGGCGACGGGGTGCGGCTGGCGCTGCGGCCGTTCGAACTGGTGACCCTGCGGCTGACGCCGGCGCGCTGA
- a CDS encoding glycosyl hydrolase encodes MTTAPRTTAPRFGVNYTPAAGWFHHWLDFDLDAVRADLDSIAALGLDHVRVFPLWPLFQPNRTLIRPRAVEQLVALVDAAGERGLDVAVDGLQGHLSSFDFEPAWIRTWHRRNMFTDPDVVDGQAAYLRTLAAALAERPNFLGMTVGNEVNQFSGEPHPDPHRATPEQAGAWLRRMVDACERGAPGRLHLHASYDAAWYLDGHPFTPWHSARIGAATAVHSWVFNGTAQRYGARSTASDQHAAYLVELSKAWAEDPHRPVWLQEVGAPAPHITAADAARFTGATVAAVLDCPDLWGVTWWCSHDVDRSLADFPELEYSLGLLTNDRRVKPAGERLAGAVAAARAGWRAPAPRRTAVVVAAGDEVTAPGRSVCGPGGAVFETFMRLAADGARPTAVLAERAGDAAHLAARGITELVHPDDLRRSSLPLAQSPNGAR; translated from the coding sequence ATGACCACCGCTCCGCGGACCACCGCCCCGCGCTTCGGCGTCAACTACACGCCCGCCGCCGGCTGGTTCCACCACTGGCTCGACTTCGACCTCGACGCCGTCCGCGCCGACCTCGACTCGATCGCCGCGCTCGGCCTCGACCACGTCCGGGTGTTCCCGCTCTGGCCGCTGTTCCAGCCCAACCGCACCCTGATCCGCCCGCGCGCCGTCGAACAGCTCGTGGCGCTGGTGGACGCGGCCGGGGAGCGCGGGCTCGACGTCGCCGTGGACGGCCTCCAGGGGCACCTGTCCAGCTTCGACTTCGAACCGGCCTGGATCCGCACCTGGCATCGCCGGAACATGTTCACCGACCCGGACGTGGTCGACGGCCAGGCCGCCTATCTGCGCACCCTCGCCGCGGCCCTCGCCGAACGGCCCAACTTCCTCGGCATGACGGTCGGCAACGAGGTCAACCAGTTCTCCGGCGAGCCGCACCCCGACCCGCACCGGGCCACCCCCGAGCAGGCCGGGGCCTGGCTGCGCCGGATGGTCGACGCCTGCGAGCGGGGTGCCCCCGGCCGGCTGCACCTGCACGCCTCCTACGACGCGGCCTGGTACCTCGACGGGCACCCGTTCACGCCCTGGCACTCGGCCCGGATCGGCGCGGCCACAGCCGTGCACTCCTGGGTGTTCAACGGCACGGCGCAGCGCTACGGCGCCCGCTCCACCGCGAGCGACCAGCACGCCGCCTACCTGGTGGAGCTCTCCAAGGCCTGGGCCGAGGACCCGCACCGCCCGGTCTGGCTGCAGGAGGTCGGCGCCCCGGCCCCGCACATCACCGCCGCGGACGCCGCCCGGTTCACCGGCGCGACCGTCGCCGCCGTGCTGGACTGCCCCGACCTGTGGGGCGTCACCTGGTGGTGCTCGCACGATGTGGACCGTTCGCTGGCGGACTTCCCGGAGCTGGAGTACAGCCTCGGCCTGCTGACCAACGACCGGCGGGTCAAGCCGGCCGGCGAGCGGCTGGCCGGGGCCGTCGCCGCCGCGCGCGCCGGCTGGCGGGCGCCCGCGCCGCGCCGCACCGCCGTGGTGGTCGCCGCCGGGGACGAGGTGACCGCGCCGGGCCGCTCGGTCTGCGGTCCCGGCGGCGCCGTGTTCGAGACCTTCATGCGGCTGGCCGCGGACGGCGCCCGGCCGACCGCGGTCCTGGCCGAGCGCGCCGGGGACGCCGCCCACCTCGCCGCCCGCGGCATCACCGAACTCGTCCACCCGGACGACCTCCGCCGATCCTCCCTCCCCCTCGCCCAGTCGCCCAACGGAGCCCGCTGA
- a CDS encoding carbohydrate ABC transporter permease — protein MRRSRSFNTPSPAETALRYLLLLLVLLLVVGPFLWQLSTSLKGPTEDVWSATPRFLPDHPTFDNYLKVADTVPVWTYAANSLIVAAIAIIGNVVGCTLAGYALAKLRFRGARLVFGLLLATLILPGEATVVSQYVTVRSLGLADTLTGVALPGALAMLNVLLMRTAFAAVPPELEQAALVDGANVRQRLWHIGLPNVRGMLSVIVIFTFIGAWDDFLWPLIVLNDPQKYTLTVGLQYLNGTFSANPRLIAAGTMIAFLPIVVVFAVCQRFFFKGVEEGAVKG, from the coding sequence GTGCGGCGCTCCCGAAGCTTCAACACCCCTTCCCCCGCCGAGACCGCGCTGCGCTACCTGCTGCTCCTGCTCGTCCTGCTGCTGGTCGTCGGGCCGTTCCTGTGGCAGCTCTCCACCTCCCTCAAGGGTCCGACCGAGGACGTCTGGTCCGCCACCCCGCGCTTCCTCCCGGACCACCCCACCTTCGACAACTACCTCAAGGTCGCCGACACCGTCCCGGTCTGGACCTACGCCGCCAACTCGCTGATCGTCGCCGCCATCGCGATCATCGGCAACGTGGTCGGCTGCACCCTGGCCGGCTACGCGCTCGCCAAGCTGCGCTTCCGCGGCGCCCGGCTGGTGTTCGGCCTGCTGCTGGCCACCCTGATCCTGCCCGGCGAGGCCACCGTCGTGTCCCAGTACGTCACCGTGCGCAGCCTCGGCCTGGCCGACACCCTGACCGGGGTCGCCCTGCCCGGCGCGCTGGCCATGCTGAACGTGCTGCTGATGCGCACCGCCTTCGCCGCCGTCCCGCCCGAGCTGGAGCAGGCGGCACTGGTGGACGGCGCCAACGTCCGCCAGCGGCTGTGGCACATCGGGCTGCCGAACGTGCGCGGCATGCTCAGCGTGATCGTGATCTTCACCTTCATCGGTGCCTGGGACGACTTCCTCTGGCCGCTGATCGTGCTCAACGACCCGCAGAAGTACACCCTCACCGTCGGTCTCCAGTACCTCAACGGCACCTTCAGCGCCAACCCCCGGCTGATCGCGGCCGGCACCATGATCGCCTTCCTGCCGATCGTGGTGGTGTTCGCGGTGTGCCAGCGCTTCTTCTTCAAGGGAGTGGAGGAGGGTGCCGTGAAGGGCTGA
- a CDS encoding sugar ABC transporter permease — protein sequence MTHRRWFTPWLLAGPALIWLAVFNLWPAANTVILSFTNAKPLGGGRFTGLDNYQRAFSDDQLADALLNSVIYLLICLPLLTLLPLLLALLVQRRLPGITFFRTAFYTPVVASAVVVALIWGWALNDRGLINGVLQQTGLADSPVPFLTDRWLLLLSAIALTTWKGLGYYMVIYLSALANVGRELHEAAAVDGAGALRRFLHVTLPGVRPTMVLVSVLISVSSLRVFSELYVLSNGTGGPGGRDMSVVMLIQMYSRGFTGHLGYASALSLLLFFITLGPMLLLTRLNRKAA from the coding sequence ATGACCCACCGGCGCTGGTTCACCCCCTGGCTGCTCGCCGGGCCCGCACTGATCTGGCTGGCCGTCTTCAACCTCTGGCCCGCCGCCAACACGGTGATCCTGTCGTTCACCAACGCCAAGCCCCTCGGCGGCGGGCGGTTCACCGGCCTCGACAACTACCAACGCGCCTTCAGCGACGACCAGTTGGCCGACGCCCTGCTCAACTCCGTGATCTACCTGCTGATCTGCCTGCCGCTGCTGACCCTGCTGCCGCTGCTGCTGGCCCTGCTGGTCCAGCGCCGGCTGCCCGGCATCACCTTCTTCCGCACCGCGTTCTACACCCCCGTCGTCGCCTCCGCCGTCGTGGTCGCCCTGATCTGGGGCTGGGCGCTGAACGACCGCGGGCTGATCAACGGCGTGCTCCAGCAGACCGGCCTCGCCGACTCACCGGTCCCCTTCCTCACCGACCGCTGGCTGCTGCTGCTCAGCGCGATCGCCCTGACCACCTGGAAGGGCCTCGGCTACTACATGGTCATCTACCTGTCGGCGCTGGCCAACGTCGGCCGGGAGCTGCACGAGGCCGCCGCCGTCGACGGCGCGGGAGCGCTGCGCCGCTTCCTGCACGTCACCCTGCCGGGGGTACGGCCCACCATGGTGCTGGTCTCGGTGCTGATCTCGGTGTCCTCGCTGCGGGTGTTCTCCGAGCTGTACGTGCTCTCCAACGGCACCGGCGGCCCGGGCGGCCGGGACATGTCGGTGGTGATGCTGATCCAGATGTACAGCCGCGGTTTCACCGGTCACCTCGGCTACGCCTCGGCGCTCAGCCTGCTGCTCTTCTTCATCACCCTCGGCCCGATGCTGCTGCTGACGCGCCTCAACCGGAAGGCGGCCTGA